A single window of Methylacidimicrobium sp. AP8 DNA harbors:
- the lepB gene encoding signal peptidase I, translating to MKAVPSSFSDRRERRRRRKELARLRKAIHRMSIRQKDLLSPEARQNAAAFQTEVASYLADPHAPPEGASALLDRGDKLAGKLFPRKPWQELRENVEIFLVAIAAALAIRAYFLQPFKIPTDSMKPTLYGIQTIARTEPPPAVPVRLLEMVLFGKQYHYLRLSRPATLVDLVPGKFFLEYTDLLFDDGQKRRVWIPAPTLVYKVGLRPGLSFRAGEPVFNFASVAGDQVLVNKAVYNFRKPKRGEVFVFRTAGIEGIESTLRDHGLDGSLFYIKRCVGVPGDHLQIDPPILRINGSPRPPNAAMARVEAGRDGYHGYVILPGQQYLRSPAEEVVVPKDGYWAMGDNSPDSQDSRFWGPVPRHDLVGTGLFVYWPFSFRWGWIH from the coding sequence ATGAAAGCAGTCCCCTCCTCGTTTTCCGACCGGCGCGAACGCCGCCGCCGGAGGAAGGAGCTGGCTCGGTTGCGAAAGGCGATTCACCGCATGTCGATCCGCCAGAAGGACCTGCTCTCCCCGGAAGCGCGGCAGAACGCGGCGGCTTTCCAGACGGAGGTCGCTTCCTACCTCGCCGACCCCCACGCCCCTCCCGAAGGCGCTTCCGCTCTTCTCGACCGAGGGGACAAGCTCGCCGGGAAGCTCTTTCCTCGAAAACCCTGGCAGGAGCTGCGGGAGAACGTCGAAATCTTTCTGGTGGCGATCGCCGCCGCGTTGGCCATCCGCGCTTACTTCCTCCAGCCCTTCAAGATTCCCACCGATTCGATGAAGCCGACCCTCTACGGGATCCAGACGATCGCCCGGACCGAACCTCCGCCAGCGGTCCCCGTGCGTCTGCTCGAGATGGTTCTCTTCGGCAAGCAGTACCACTATCTGCGCCTCTCGCGGCCCGCCACTCTCGTCGACCTGGTCCCCGGCAAGTTTTTCCTCGAGTATACCGACCTGCTCTTCGACGACGGGCAGAAGCGGAGGGTCTGGATCCCGGCGCCGACGCTCGTCTACAAGGTTGGACTGCGGCCCGGCCTATCCTTTCGCGCCGGAGAGCCCGTCTTCAACTTCGCAAGCGTCGCGGGAGACCAGGTTCTCGTCAACAAGGCGGTGTACAACTTCCGCAAGCCGAAACGCGGCGAGGTCTTCGTCTTCCGGACAGCCGGCATAGAGGGCATCGAATCGACCTTGCGGGATCACGGGCTCGACGGGTCGCTTTTCTACATCAAGCGGTGCGTCGGAGTGCCGGGCGACCACCTCCAAATCGACCCGCCGATCCTCCGAATCAACGGAAGCCCCAGACCTCCGAACGCAGCCATGGCCCGCGTCGAAGCGGGGCGCGACGGATACCATGGCTATGTCATCCTCCCCGGCCAGCAATATCTCCGCTCTCCCGCAGAAGAGGTCGTCGTCCCCAAGGATGGCTACTGGGCGATGGGCGACAACAGCCCGGATAGCCAAGACAGCCGCTTCTGGGGGCCCGTACCTCGGCACGATCTGGTTGGGACCGGGCTCTTCGTCTACTGGCCGTTTAGCTTCCGCTGGGGTTGGATTCACTGA
- a CDS encoding universal stress protein, translated as MYHCLLAALEQSPVDDAVLDHARELARLSGARLVLLHACPVPAVPLAGIEEWTLESGERIALRQDEAMKQARRYLEAKAQDLESQGLSVEVELALGDPVSQIVRTAKEKGADIIVMGSHAHTILGALFGLSTSFPVRRLAEAPILLVRTERQASVSESNPSGS; from the coding sequence GTGTATCACTGCCTGTTGGCGGCGCTGGAGCAGAGCCCCGTCGATGATGCTGTGCTCGATCACGCCCGCGAGTTGGCCCGGCTCTCAGGCGCCAGGCTGGTGCTTCTTCACGCCTGCCCCGTTCCCGCCGTTCCTCTCGCCGGCATTGAGGAGTGGACTCTGGAATCGGGCGAGCGGATCGCCCTGCGCCAGGACGAAGCGATGAAGCAGGCGCGGCGCTATCTCGAAGCGAAGGCCCAGGATCTGGAAAGCCAAGGGCTCTCCGTCGAAGTCGAGCTCGCTTTGGGCGACCCGGTCAGCCAGATCGTTCGGACGGCGAAGGAAAAAGGTGCCGATATCATCGTGATGGGGAGCCATGCGCACACAATCCTGGGGGCGCTCTTCGGCCTGAGCACCTCCTTTCCGGTTCGGCGGCTGGCCGAGGCTCCGATCCTCCTTGTTCGGACCGAGCGGCAAGCATCCGTCAGTGAATCCAACCCCAGCGGAAGCTAA
- a CDS encoding formate--tetrahydrofolate ligase: MSQPFTDLAIARNARPAPIEEIGARLGIPKEALLPYGTGCAKLDWSFLKTLRGRPKGRMVLVTAITPTPAGEGKTTTAIGLADALQRLGKKAAVCLREPSIGPIFGRKGAATGAGRAQVVPREEINLEFTGDFAAVGLAHNLLSALVDNHFYHGNELALDPSRLYWKRVVDINDRALRQIIVGLDGRKGLVRRDGFEIIAASEVMAILCLARDFADLRTRLSEIRVAARIGEGSVTAGDLGASGAMAALLRHAFLPNLAQTLEQTPAFIHGGPFGNIAHGCSSVVSMETALSLADWVVTEAGFGSDLGGEKFIDIFCRQSGLRPAAAVIVATIRALKFHGGLPLDALEREDFGALEAGFANLRRHVKIMRDLLGLPVVVAWNRFTSDTDAELRFVEERARSLGVPSAQCRHWAEGGAGAEELGRKLLEAAADPAPFCFLYGEDIPLWEKIVTVAEKVYGAGEVRADASVRRALRRMEEEGFGRLPVCFAKTQYSFSADPRLRGAPEGHCLPVREVRLAAGARYVLALCGEILTMPGLPKEPASLRIDIDDDGRVVGVL, translated from the coding sequence ATGAGCCAACCCTTCACCGATCTGGCCATCGCACGGAATGCCCGTCCCGCTCCCATCGAGGAGATCGGAGCCCGGTTAGGAATCCCGAAGGAGGCCCTTCTCCCCTACGGAACGGGGTGCGCCAAGCTCGACTGGTCGTTTCTCAAGACCCTCCGTGGTCGGCCCAAGGGCCGGATGGTCCTGGTAACGGCGATCACACCGACCCCGGCCGGAGAGGGGAAGACGACGACGGCGATCGGCTTGGCCGACGCCTTGCAACGGTTGGGAAAAAAAGCGGCGGTCTGCCTGCGCGAGCCGTCGATCGGGCCAATCTTCGGCAGAAAGGGGGCGGCGACCGGAGCGGGTCGGGCGCAAGTCGTGCCTCGGGAGGAGATCAACCTCGAGTTTACCGGGGACTTCGCCGCGGTCGGCCTTGCGCATAATCTGCTTTCCGCGCTCGTGGACAACCATTTCTATCACGGAAACGAGCTTGCGCTCGATCCGAGCCGGCTCTACTGGAAGCGGGTGGTCGACATCAACGATCGGGCGCTGCGGCAGATCATTGTCGGCTTGGACGGCCGCAAGGGGCTCGTTCGCAGGGATGGGTTCGAGATCATCGCCGCATCGGAGGTGATGGCGATCCTATGCCTGGCGCGGGATTTCGCCGATTTGCGCACGCGCCTATCGGAGATTCGCGTGGCCGCCCGCATCGGCGAGGGCTCGGTGACCGCGGGAGATCTCGGCGCCTCCGGAGCGATGGCTGCCCTGCTCCGGCACGCCTTCTTGCCCAATCTGGCGCAGACCCTCGAGCAGACCCCGGCGTTCATTCACGGGGGGCCGTTCGGGAACATCGCGCACGGGTGCAGCTCCGTGGTCTCCATGGAGACGGCATTGAGCCTGGCCGACTGGGTCGTGACCGAGGCGGGGTTCGGCAGCGATCTCGGGGGAGAGAAGTTCATCGATATCTTCTGCCGCCAGTCGGGCCTACGTCCGGCGGCCGCGGTGATCGTCGCCACGATCCGGGCCCTCAAGTTCCACGGGGGGCTGCCCCTGGACGCTCTCGAGCGGGAAGATTTCGGAGCCCTGGAAGCAGGGTTTGCCAACTTGCGGAGGCATGTGAAGATCATGCGGGATCTCCTAGGGCTGCCTGTGGTCGTCGCCTGGAACCGTTTCACCTCGGATACCGATGCCGAACTGCGATTCGTCGAAGAGAGAGCAAGAAGCCTGGGCGTCCCTTCCGCCCAGTGCCGGCATTGGGCGGAGGGAGGGGCGGGTGCGGAGGAGTTGGGAAGAAAGCTGCTGGAAGCGGCGGCCGATCCCGCCCCCTTTTGCTTCCTCTACGGCGAAGACATCCCGCTTTGGGAAAAGATCGTCACGGTAGCCGAGAAGGTTTACGGCGCCGGCGAGGTGAGAGCGGATGCTTCCGTCCGGCGCGCGCTCCGCCGGATGGAGGAGGAAGGTTTCGGCCGCCTGCCCGTCTGCTTCGCGAAAACCCAGTACTCCTTCTCCGCCGATCCCCGGCTCCGCGGAGCGCCCGAAGGGCACTGCCTTCCGGTTCGCGAGGTGCGCCTGGCCGCCGGCGCGCGCTACGTGCTGGCCCTCTGCGGAGAGATTCTCACGATGCCCGGGCTGCCGAAGGAACCCGCCTCGCTGCGGATCGATATCGATGACGATGGGCGAGTCGTGGGCGTTCTCTAG
- a CDS encoding cytochrome c biogenesis protein ResB, translated as MKFFSSLSDQAREELIAERKRNSSLWKVIHGLASLRLAVALLLSLAAACAAATVIESRFDSTVAQYYVYRSPWFLGWLVLLCINLFAVTLTRLPWKRQHLGFVITHYGIILLLAGAMIGRLAGFEGFVHLRLGEPAEDRVTLNQTALFLENPLRNEVFRVSFPTELWRPRPDHPRKIAIPGTDLRLVIDDFSSDLTLVEEIVPSSDSSAGPGISLLLESRMARQKTLLALLEKEPAHQVQDFFGLAKVLWLSEPPVSPPGRTLHEAQVVFARSPEQPITHAADGIPSGYRFFLVPDEQSRQMLLVVISPSGEKNAWEVTSYVGKVLDLPGGAQAYLTGYWPDFAMREGKPTSLSDRPENPAVLVELRWREAGRASPSLFLWKSADGDAIAYQAWNRRGEISSQGQTTAGRKFSLGWADWEASVLRYEPHASIQSVIRKQEPGKAVTMAIGPGVHGRVEDPKAKLQSVPLWILSGVAQTFSLEGISVRAAYGLESRPLPFRISLERFRVPREEGSDAPVDFQATVRFEDPKTGATRTETAHMNSPATFPGGFWRSALGRNYKFSQASWNPQDLRETTLQVLYDPGWPCKWIGSLLICMGILLMFLQRGSRRSSAPVPTVLPPEEAFSPRRADSTQAR; from the coding sequence GTGAAATTCTTCTCCTCCCTCTCCGACCAAGCCCGCGAGGAACTCATCGCCGAGCGCAAGCGCAACTCCTCCCTTTGGAAGGTCATCCACGGCCTGGCATCCCTCCGCCTCGCCGTCGCCCTGCTCCTCAGCTTGGCGGCCGCCTGCGCCGCCGCGACCGTGATCGAGTCGCGATTCGACTCGACGGTCGCCCAATATTATGTCTACCGGTCCCCTTGGTTCCTTGGCTGGCTCGTGCTCCTCTGCATCAACCTCTTTGCCGTCACCCTCACACGGCTTCCCTGGAAGCGGCAGCATCTCGGATTCGTCATCACCCATTACGGAATCATCCTTCTGCTCGCCGGTGCGATGATCGGACGCCTCGCAGGCTTCGAGGGTTTTGTCCACCTGCGGCTCGGCGAGCCCGCCGAAGACCGGGTCACGCTCAACCAGACAGCGCTCTTCCTGGAGAATCCTCTGCGCAACGAGGTCTTCCGAGTGAGCTTCCCTACCGAACTCTGGCGGCCTCGTCCCGACCACCCGCGCAAGATCGCGATCCCTGGAACGGACCTCCGCCTAGTCATCGACGATTTCTCCTCGGATTTGACGCTCGTCGAGGAGATCGTCCCCTCCTCCGATTCTTCCGCCGGACCCGGCATCAGTCTCCTGCTGGAGAGCCGGATGGCCCGGCAGAAGACCCTGCTCGCCCTCCTGGAAAAGGAGCCCGCCCACCAAGTCCAGGATTTTTTTGGCCTCGCCAAGGTTCTTTGGCTCTCCGAACCGCCGGTCTCGCCCCCAGGCCGGACCCTGCATGAGGCCCAGGTCGTCTTCGCCCGGTCCCCCGAGCAGCCGATCACCCATGCGGCCGACGGAATCCCGTCAGGGTACCGGTTCTTTCTCGTTCCGGACGAGCAGAGTCGGCAGATGCTCCTGGTCGTGATCTCCCCATCGGGAGAGAAGAACGCCTGGGAGGTCACTTCCTATGTCGGGAAGGTTCTCGATTTGCCCGGCGGAGCGCAGGCATACCTTACCGGCTATTGGCCCGATTTCGCCATGCGGGAGGGAAAGCCGACCTCTCTTTCGGATCGTCCCGAGAACCCGGCCGTCCTGGTCGAACTGCGCTGGCGGGAAGCGGGACGGGCGTCGCCCAGCCTTTTTCTGTGGAAATCCGCTGATGGCGACGCCATCGCCTATCAGGCCTGGAACCGCCGAGGCGAGATCTCGTCCCAGGGCCAGACGACTGCGGGTCGGAAGTTTTCTTTGGGATGGGCCGACTGGGAGGCATCGGTCCTCCGCTATGAGCCGCACGCGTCGATTCAATCGGTCATCCGAAAGCAGGAACCCGGAAAGGCGGTCACGATGGCGATCGGCCCGGGCGTGCACGGGCGGGTGGAGGATCCGAAGGCCAAGCTTCAGTCCGTTCCCCTCTGGATCCTCTCGGGAGTGGCCCAAACCTTCTCGTTGGAAGGGATATCGGTCCGGGCCGCCTATGGCCTGGAGAGCCGCCCGCTCCCCTTTCGCATCTCGCTGGAACGGTTCCGCGTCCCCCGGGAAGAGGGAAGCGATGCTCCCGTCGACTTTCAAGCGACCGTGCGCTTCGAGGACCCGAAGACCGGCGCAACCCGCACCGAAACCGCCCACATGAACTCGCCGGCGACCTTCCCAGGTGGGTTTTGGCGCTCGGCCCTCGGACGGAACTACAAGTTTTCCCAAGCGTCTTGGAATCCGCAAGACCTTCGGGAAACCACCCTCCAGGTGCTCTACGATCCGGGCTGGCCCTGCAAATGGATCGGCTCGCTCTTGATTTGCATGGGCATTCTCCTCATGTTCCTCCAACGGGGATCGCGACGGAGCTCGGCTCCCGTCCCGACGGTTCTGCCACCCGAAGAGGCGTTCTCGCCGCGCAGAGCCGATTCCACGCAGGCTCGGTGA
- the pheS gene encoding phenylalanine--tRNA ligase subunit alpha, whose translation MQERVAELRASLQAAETEGALEAIRIRYFGRHGEVPRLLASLGTLPPERRREAGRAINNFKALAEKAIEERRAELAPARPKGPAFDATLPGRPVPEGSIHPISRMCRRIVEIFRRLGFALADGPEVENEFYNFDALNTPPDHPARNEQDTFFLKDSTLLPAAPFRGGGRLLLRSQTSPVQIRAMEKQRPPIRIIAPGRCYRRDEIDATHSIAFFQVEGLVVEESASLRELKGTLELVFRELLGQETRFRFRPHYFPFTEPSFEIDGFRPSPAKTGKEWLELCGCGMVHPKVLSGAGIDPDRYSGFAFGFGIERLLMIVEEVPDLRLFTENDVRFLRNQSCPV comes from the coding sequence ATGCAAGAGCGAGTGGCCGAGCTTCGGGCGTCTTTGCAAGCGGCGGAGACGGAAGGGGCGCTCGAGGCGATCCGCATCCGCTACTTCGGGCGCCATGGAGAGGTCCCGCGCCTGCTCGCCTCCCTCGGCACCCTGCCGCCCGAGCGGCGCCGGGAAGCCGGCCGCGCGATCAACAACTTCAAGGCCTTGGCCGAAAAGGCGATCGAGGAGAGGCGCGCGGAGCTGGCTCCCGCTCGACCGAAAGGGCCTGCTTTCGACGCGACGCTGCCGGGCCGTCCCGTGCCCGAGGGCTCGATCCATCCGATTTCCCGCATGTGCCGGCGGATCGTCGAGATCTTCCGCCGGCTCGGCTTCGCCCTGGCCGACGGTCCGGAAGTCGAGAACGAGTTCTACAATTTCGACGCCCTCAACACTCCGCCCGATCATCCGGCACGGAACGAGCAGGATACCTTTTTCCTCAAGGATTCGACCCTCCTTCCGGCGGCTCCTTTCCGCGGGGGCGGACGGCTCCTGCTCCGCAGCCAGACAAGCCCGGTGCAGATCCGGGCGATGGAGAAGCAGCGGCCGCCCATCCGGATCATCGCTCCCGGCCGCTGCTACCGGCGGGATGAAATCGACGCCACGCACTCGATTGCGTTTTTTCAGGTCGAAGGGCTTGTCGTCGAGGAAAGCGCGAGCCTCCGAGAACTCAAGGGGACACTCGAGCTGGTTTTCCGGGAGCTCTTGGGGCAGGAGACCCGCTTCCGCTTTCGCCCCCATTACTTCCCCTTCACCGAGCCGAGCTTCGAAATCGACGGCTTCCGGCCCTCCCCCGCCAAGACCGGAAAGGAATGGCTCGAGCTTTGCGGGTGCGGGATGGTCCATCCCAAGGTGCTCTCGGGTGCCGGCATTGATCCGGATCGCTATTCCGGCTTTGCCTTCGGATTCGGCATCGAGCGGCTCCTGATGATCGTCGAGGAGGTGCCCGATCTCCGGCTCTTTACCGAAAACGACGTCCGCTTCCTCCGCAACCAGAGCTGCCCTGTCTAA
- the ileS gene encoding isoleucine--tRNA ligase, with protein sequence MDYRDTVLLPRTSFPMRAELPKREPLLLERWRRERLYEQILEARSSGPRFILHDGPPFANGDAHLGHALNKTLKDLVLKSRNMMGFFAPYVPGWDCHGLPIEAKVMADLPPEGRDPVRVRQRCAAYALHYIAVQREQFERLGIFGDWQRPYRTMDPPYEAEVLLVFADLVEKGLVVEGLRPVFWSTGCRTALAEAEVEYHPRTDPAIEVAFPLLPESCRERGLPEDTVLLIWTTTPWTLPANLAVAVHPGLPYALYAVGGRHILVAEGRAEVLPGFREAPAVRRFALGEQLCGLRYRHPLLPRTGSVYAADFVTGESGTGLVHIAPGHGMEDYLLGQEHGLPPLSPVDDDGRFTEECGIPELVGLTVWEGNPRIIARLRAEGLLWSEHAYVHDYPHCWRSKTPILFRSVRQWFIRVEAFQAEALRRIDEVEWIPNRARNRIRSAVESRRDWCISRQRSWGIPLPVFYREDGSAVLNPGAIRKLARVVARSGTDLWYMTDDASLARLLDLPAGLRKGTDTLDVWIDSGCSHAAVLAPRGEFPADLYLEGSDQHRGWFQSSLLLSVARTGKAPYRTVLTNGFVLDLDGRKLSKMSGARGLSDFVAQYGADILRLWVASQDYRDDVPFSQEILARISDAYRLLRNAFRILLANLHDFDASLSRVDEADFPELDRYMADRLRSLVRTVLDAYRRYDFPTVYHALTRFCSTELSAFYIDVLKDRLYCDPADGAARRASQTLLYRMAESLFRLAAPLIPFTAEEAWQSLGKTRSVHLELFPEEEAAKNDPAFSDRWARLLELRSRVNEALESSRRAKEIGKSLEAEVEIQTPHFVPSDAGLLAEVFLVSRVRIFPSEATEIRVRRASGRQCARCWKFSEEVGQTDPAHPALCPRCAAVVRAQGQPVRTS encoded by the coding sequence ATGGATTATCGCGACACAGTTCTTCTCCCGCGCACTTCCTTCCCGATGCGCGCGGAGCTGCCCAAACGGGAGCCGCTCCTTCTCGAACGGTGGCGGCGGGAGCGACTTTATGAGCAGATCCTTGAAGCTCGCAGCTCGGGCCCCCGATTCATTCTGCACGACGGTCCGCCGTTCGCGAACGGGGACGCCCACCTCGGCCATGCCCTCAATAAGACGCTCAAGGACTTAGTGCTCAAGTCCCGGAACATGATGGGCTTTTTCGCCCCCTATGTTCCCGGCTGGGACTGCCACGGTCTGCCCATTGAAGCCAAGGTGATGGCGGACCTCCCGCCCGAAGGGCGAGATCCGGTGCGGGTCCGGCAGCGATGCGCCGCCTATGCGCTTCACTACATCGCCGTCCAGCGCGAGCAGTTCGAACGGCTCGGCATCTTCGGAGACTGGCAACGGCCCTACCGCACCATGGATCCGCCCTACGAGGCGGAAGTCCTGCTTGTCTTCGCCGACCTTGTGGAGAAGGGATTGGTCGTCGAAGGGCTCCGGCCGGTGTTCTGGAGCACCGGCTGCCGCACGGCTCTGGCGGAAGCCGAGGTGGAATACCATCCGCGAACCGATCCGGCGATTGAAGTTGCTTTTCCTCTCCTGCCGGAAAGCTGCCGGGAGCGCGGCCTTCCGGAGGACACCGTGCTCCTGATCTGGACGACAACCCCCTGGACCTTACCCGCCAACCTGGCCGTCGCGGTGCATCCCGGCCTCCCGTACGCCCTATACGCCGTCGGCGGCCGCCATATCCTCGTGGCCGAAGGGAGGGCAGAGGTTCTTCCGGGCTTCCGGGAAGCGCCCGCGGTGCGCCGCTTCGCGCTCGGCGAGCAGCTCTGCGGGCTTCGCTATCGCCATCCACTTTTGCCGCGCACCGGTTCGGTGTACGCCGCCGATTTCGTGACGGGGGAGAGCGGCACCGGCTTGGTACACATCGCGCCCGGCCATGGAATGGAAGACTATCTGCTTGGCCAAGAGCACGGGCTCCCCCCGCTCTCACCGGTCGACGACGACGGGCGGTTCACGGAAGAGTGCGGGATTCCGGAGCTGGTGGGCCTCACCGTCTGGGAGGGCAATCCCCGGATTATCGCCCGGCTCCGAGCTGAAGGGCTGCTCTGGTCCGAGCACGCCTACGTCCACGACTACCCGCACTGCTGGCGGTCGAAGACCCCGATCCTCTTTCGCTCGGTCCGGCAGTGGTTCATCCGCGTCGAGGCGTTTCAGGCGGAGGCTTTGCGTCGGATCGACGAGGTTGAGTGGATTCCTAACCGGGCGCGCAATCGCATCCGGAGCGCGGTCGAAAGCCGTAGGGACTGGTGCATCTCCCGGCAGCGCTCGTGGGGCATCCCCCTTCCGGTGTTCTACCGGGAGGACGGGAGCGCGGTCCTCAATCCGGGGGCGATCCGTAAGCTGGCGCGTGTGGTAGCCCGGAGCGGCACTGACCTATGGTATATGACCGACGACGCGAGCCTCGCCCGGCTGCTCGATCTGCCCGCCGGCCTCCGGAAAGGAACCGACACGCTCGACGTCTGGATCGACTCCGGATGCAGCCACGCCGCGGTTCTCGCCCCGCGCGGGGAGTTCCCGGCCGATCTTTACTTGGAGGGGAGCGACCAGCATCGCGGCTGGTTTCAATCCTCCCTTTTGCTTTCGGTGGCTCGAACCGGAAAGGCTCCCTACCGGACCGTCCTGACTAACGGCTTCGTCCTGGATCTCGACGGGCGCAAGCTTTCGAAGATGTCGGGGGCACGCGGCCTCTCCGACTTTGTCGCCCAATACGGGGCGGACATCCTGCGGCTCTGGGTGGCAAGCCAGGACTACCGGGATGACGTGCCGTTTTCCCAAGAGATCCTTGCCCGCATCTCCGACGCCTACCGGCTCTTGCGGAATGCGTTTCGCATCCTCCTCGCCAACCTGCACGACTTCGATGCTTCCCTAAGCCGAGTCGATGAAGCGGACTTCCCGGAACTCGACCGATACATGGCCGATCGGCTACGCAGCCTTGTTCGGACGGTTCTCGATGCCTATCGGCGCTACGACTTCCCGACCGTCTATCACGCACTCACTCGATTCTGCTCGACCGAGCTTTCCGCGTTTTACATCGACGTGCTCAAGGATCGGCTCTACTGCGACCCCGCCGACGGCGCAGCCCGCCGCGCATCGCAAACCCTCCTCTACCGGATGGCGGAAAGCCTCTTCCGGCTCGCCGCACCTCTGATCCCGTTCACAGCCGAGGAAGCCTGGCAATCATTGGGAAAGACCCGGTCGGTCCACTTGGAGCTTTTCCCGGAGGAGGAAGCCGCCAAGAACGATCCCGCCTTCTCGGATCGCTGGGCACGCCTCCTCGAGCTTCGGTCCCGGGTGAACGAGGCGTTGGAGAGCAGCCGCCGGGCCAAGGAAATCGGCAAATCCTTGGAGGCGGAGGTCGAAATCCAGACCCCGCACTTCGTTCCATCCGACGCCGGACTTCTCGCCGAGGTCTTTCTCGTCTCCCGGGTGCGCATCTTCCCATCCGAAGCGACGGAAATCCGGGTGCGACGCGCCTCCGGCAGACAGTGTGCCCGGTGCTGGAAATTTTCCGAAGAGGTCGGGCAAACCGATCCGGCCCACCCGGCTCTCTGCCCGCGCTGCGCCGCGGTGGTTCGGGCACAGGGGCAGCCGGTTAGGACAAGCTAA
- a CDS encoding L,D-transpeptidase yields the protein MLSSFCGKNRLLPPPRGFFANLLLLLPACLILLPACAGPSNSIAAGRSGRTFWGNVPSGPVPPDRVVKVSLQSQSVYVLDGGRVIWAAATNVGKPGHPTPTGTYRVERKLERKRSGSYGFWVNGGRIIATEGGRSPGPGWRYVGYPMPYWVEFLPGYGFHEGYVWPQPHTHGCLRLHGSAAREFYRLVDVGTPVQIRPSQPEDQTIGRQIPRFDDSRLPDPPNDFLISEAVFSRTWD from the coding sequence ATGTTGTCCTCCTTTTGCGGGAAGAACCGCCTGCTTCCTCCGCCACGGGGTTTCTTCGCCAACCTTCTCCTTCTCCTGCCGGCGTGCTTGATCCTTTTGCCTGCTTGCGCGGGGCCCAGCAATTCGATCGCCGCCGGCCGAAGCGGCCGCACCTTTTGGGGAAACGTTCCGTCCGGGCCGGTTCCGCCGGACCGGGTTGTCAAGGTCTCGCTCCAAAGCCAGTCGGTCTACGTTCTTGACGGCGGACGTGTCATCTGGGCCGCAGCCACCAACGTAGGGAAGCCCGGTCATCCGACCCCGACCGGAACGTATCGGGTGGAGCGGAAGCTCGAGCGCAAACGATCGGGCTCCTACGGGTTCTGGGTCAACGGCGGCCGCATCATCGCCACCGAAGGGGGGAGAAGTCCCGGGCCGGGCTGGCGCTATGTCGGCTATCCGATGCCCTACTGGGTGGAGTTCCTGCCGGGATATGGGTTTCATGAGGGATATGTCTGGCCGCAACCGCATACGCACGGATGCTTGCGCTTGCACGGCTCGGCCGCCCGCGAGTTCTACCGGCTGGTAGATGTGGGGACCCCGGTCCAGATCCGCCCAAGCCAGCCGGAAGACCAGACGATCGGTCGGCAGATTCCTCGGTTCGACGACTCGCGCCTGCCGGATCCCCCGAACGACTTCCTGATTTCCGAAGCGGTCTTTTCCCGGACCTGGGATTAG
- a CDS encoding lipopolysaccharide assembly protein LapB, which produces MRGPSFFFLGGPRVALLAAGLIVLVVPSVRAASEEKKALFAQAYQDALVAFHRKDWRAAEEAVDRARRIDPDDPQGLVLMARIRIQKKEYEKAQADLREALRRNPQFGPALRASGDLAFAQRRFAEAFRLYNEALLREPDDKDLILKMLYCQVMLGNSGAAERLLARLSPFDETNPAYYFGKAALFRARPREPRDEKDLLQTARVMYGNEIFAEYLRDFEFLFADPR; this is translated from the coding sequence ATGAGAGGCCCCTCTTTCTTTTTTTTGGGCGGTCCGCGGGTCGCCCTCCTGGCCGCGGGGTTGATCGTTCTGGTAGTGCCGTCGGTCCGCGCCGCATCCGAGGAGAAGAAGGCGCTCTTCGCTCAGGCCTATCAGGACGCTCTCGTCGCCTTTCATCGAAAAGATTGGCGGGCGGCCGAGGAGGCGGTCGACCGCGCGCGGCGAATCGATCCGGACGACCCGCAAGGGCTGGTGCTCATGGCGAGAATCCGGATCCAAAAAAAAGAGTATGAAAAGGCGCAGGCCGATCTCCGGGAGGCCCTGCGACGGAACCCGCAGTTCGGCCCCGCGCTTCGGGCATCCGGGGACTTGGCCTTCGCTCAGCGGAGATTCGCCGAAGCTTTTCGCCTCTACAACGAGGCTCTGCTGCGGGAGCCGGACGACAAGGATCTCATCCTCAAGATGCTCTACTGCCAAGTCATGCTGGGCAACTCGGGCGCGGCCGAGCGTCTTCTCGCGCGCTTGAGCCCTTTCGACGAAACCAATCCGGCCTACTATTTCGGGAAAGCGGCACTTTTCCGCGCCCGCCCGCGGGAGCCCAGGGATGAGAAGGACCTGCTGCAGACCGCCCGGGTGATGTACGGCAACGAGATCTTCGCCGAGTACCTGCGCGACTTTGAATTCCTGTTTGCCGATCCTCGGTAG